The proteins below are encoded in one region of Saccopteryx leptura isolate mSacLep1 chromosome 1, mSacLep1_pri_phased_curated, whole genome shotgun sequence:
- the CYP2D6 gene encoding cytochrome P450 2D6 isoform X2, translating into MAWTPVVVVNGLAAVREVLVKHNEDTADRPPVPIYKHLGFGPFSEGVLLARYGHAWREQRRFSLYTLRNFGLGKKSLEQWVTEEATYLSAAFADHAGSPFSPNALLSKAVSNVIASLIYGRRFEYNDPRFLKLLDLLETGLKEEAGLLREMLNAVPILLHVPGLATKIFAGQKAFMAILDELITEHKMTRDPDQPPRDLTDAFLDEVEKAKGDPKSSFNDENLRIVASDLFSAGMVTTSVTLAWALLLMILYPDVQCRVQQEIDEVIGQARQPEMKDQSQMPFTMAVVHEVQRFGDILPLGLPHMTSRDIEVQGFLIPKGTTLIINLSSVLKDETVWKEPLHFRPEHFLDAQGHFVKQAAFMPFSTGRRTCLGEPLARMELFLFFTCLLQRFSFSVPAGQPCPSNHGVYAFLMTPAPYQLCAVPR; encoded by the exons ATGGCCTGGACGCCCGTGGTTGTGGTCAACGGGCTGGCGGCCGTGCGTGAAGTGCTGGTGAAACACAACGAGGACACCGCCGACCGCCCACCTGTGCCCATATATAAGCACTTGGGTTTCGGCCCGTTCTCCGAAG GGGTGCTTCTCGCGCGCTACGGGCATGCTTGGCGCGAGCAGCGGCGCTTCTCCCTGTATACTCTGCGCAACTTCGGCCTGGGCAAGAAGTCCCTGGAGCAGTGGGTGACCGAGGAGGCCACCTACCTCTCTGCCGCCTTCGCTGACCACGCTG GAAGCCCCTTTAGCCCCAACGCCCTCCTAAGTAAAGCGGTGAGCAACGTGATCGCCTCCCTCATCTACGGGCGCCGCTTCGAATACAATGACCCGCGTTTCCTCAAGCTGTTGGACCTACTGGAGACCGGATTGAAGGAGGAGGCGGGTCTCCTGCGTGAG ATGTTGAACGCAGTCCCAATACTCCTGCACGTCCCTGGGCTGGCTACCAAGATCTTTGCTGGGCAGAAAGCTTTCATGGCCATTCTGGATGAGCTGATCACTGAGCACAAAATGACCCGGGACCCAGACCAGCCACCCCGAGACCTGACTGATGCCTTTCTGGATGAGGTGGAGAAG GCCAAGGGGGACCCCAAGAGCAGCTTCAATGATGAGAACCTGCGCATTGTGGCTTCGGACTTGTTCTCTGCTGGAATGGTGACCACCTCAGTCACGCTGGCCTGGGCCCTCCTGCTCATGATCCTGTATCCAGATGTGCAGT GCCGTGTCCAACAGGAGATCGATGAGGTAATAGGACAGGCGCGGCAACCAGAGATGAAGGACCAGTCCCAAATGCCCTTCACCATGGCCGTGGTCCATGAGGTGCAGCGCTTTGGGGACATCCTCCCACTGGGCTTACCCCACATGACATCCCGCGACATTGAAGTACAGGGTTTCCTCATCCCCAAG GGGACAACGCTTATCATCAACCTGTCGTCAGTGCTGAAGGATGAGACTGTCTGGAAGGAACCCTTGCACTTCCGCCCTGAGCACTTCCTAGATGCCCAAGGCCACTTTGTCAAGCAGGCGGCCTTCATGCCTTTCTCAACAG GCCGCCGCACGTGCCTCGGGGAGCCCCTGGCCCGCATGgagctcttcctcttcttcacttGCCTCCTGCAGCGCTTCAGCTTCTCAGTGCCCgctgggcagccctgccccagcAACCACGGTGTCTATGCCTTTCTGATGACCCCAGCCCCCTACCAGCTCTGTGCTGTGCCTCGCTAG
- the CYP2D6 gene encoding cytochrome P450 2D6 isoform X1, which translates to MGLLTAEALGSLAVVVAVFLLLVDLMHRRVRWAARYPPGPMPLPGLGNLLQVDFQDMPYSINQLRLRFGDVFSLQMAWTPVVVVNGLAAVREVLVKHNEDTADRPPVPIYKHLGFGPFSEGVLLARYGHAWREQRRFSLYTLRNFGLGKKSLEQWVTEEATYLSAAFADHAGSPFSPNALLSKAVSNVIASLIYGRRFEYNDPRFLKLLDLLETGLKEEAGLLREMLNAVPILLHVPGLATKIFAGQKAFMAILDELITEHKMTRDPDQPPRDLTDAFLDEVEKAKGDPKSSFNDENLRIVASDLFSAGMVTTSVTLAWALLLMILYPDVQCRVQQEIDEVIGQARQPEMKDQSQMPFTMAVVHEVQRFGDILPLGLPHMTSRDIEVQGFLIPKGTTLIINLSSVLKDETVWKEPLHFRPEHFLDAQGHFVKQAAFMPFSTGRRTCLGEPLARMELFLFFTCLLQRFSFSVPAGQPCPSNHGVYAFLMTPAPYQLCAVPR; encoded by the exons ATGGGGTTGCTGACTGCGGAGGCACTGGGGTCCCTGGCTGTGGTCGTGGCCGTCTTCCTGCTCCTAGTGGACCTGATGCACCGGCGTGTGCGCTGGGCTGCACGCTACCCTCCAGGCCCAATGCCGCTGCCTGGGCTGGGCAACCTGCTGCAGGTGGACTTCCAGGACATGCCTTACAGTATTAACCAG CTGCGGCTCCGCTTCGGGGACGTGTTCAGCCTGCAGATGGCCTGGACGCCCGTGGTTGTGGTCAACGGGCTGGCGGCCGTGCGTGAAGTGCTGGTGAAACACAACGAGGACACCGCCGACCGCCCACCTGTGCCCATATATAAGCACTTGGGTTTCGGCCCGTTCTCCGAAG GGGTGCTTCTCGCGCGCTACGGGCATGCTTGGCGCGAGCAGCGGCGCTTCTCCCTGTATACTCTGCGCAACTTCGGCCTGGGCAAGAAGTCCCTGGAGCAGTGGGTGACCGAGGAGGCCACCTACCTCTCTGCCGCCTTCGCTGACCACGCTG GAAGCCCCTTTAGCCCCAACGCCCTCCTAAGTAAAGCGGTGAGCAACGTGATCGCCTCCCTCATCTACGGGCGCCGCTTCGAATACAATGACCCGCGTTTCCTCAAGCTGTTGGACCTACTGGAGACCGGATTGAAGGAGGAGGCGGGTCTCCTGCGTGAG ATGTTGAACGCAGTCCCAATACTCCTGCACGTCCCTGGGCTGGCTACCAAGATCTTTGCTGGGCAGAAAGCTTTCATGGCCATTCTGGATGAGCTGATCACTGAGCACAAAATGACCCGGGACCCAGACCAGCCACCCCGAGACCTGACTGATGCCTTTCTGGATGAGGTGGAGAAG GCCAAGGGGGACCCCAAGAGCAGCTTCAATGATGAGAACCTGCGCATTGTGGCTTCGGACTTGTTCTCTGCTGGAATGGTGACCACCTCAGTCACGCTGGCCTGGGCCCTCCTGCTCATGATCCTGTATCCAGATGTGCAGT GCCGTGTCCAACAGGAGATCGATGAGGTAATAGGACAGGCGCGGCAACCAGAGATGAAGGACCAGTCCCAAATGCCCTTCACCATGGCCGTGGTCCATGAGGTGCAGCGCTTTGGGGACATCCTCCCACTGGGCTTACCCCACATGACATCCCGCGACATTGAAGTACAGGGTTTCCTCATCCCCAAG GGGACAACGCTTATCATCAACCTGTCGTCAGTGCTGAAGGATGAGACTGTCTGGAAGGAACCCTTGCACTTCCGCCCTGAGCACTTCCTAGATGCCCAAGGCCACTTTGTCAAGCAGGCGGCCTTCATGCCTTTCTCAACAG GCCGCCGCACGTGCCTCGGGGAGCCCCTGGCCCGCATGgagctcttcctcttcttcacttGCCTCCTGCAGCGCTTCAGCTTCTCAGTGCCCgctgggcagccctgccccagcAACCACGGTGTCTATGCCTTTCTGATGACCCCAGCCCCCTACCAGCTCTGTGCTGTGCCTCGCTAG